In one Sulfurospirillum tamanense genomic region, the following are encoded:
- a CDS encoding primase C-terminal domain-containing protein, with the protein MTNLETALIHNAPIFIRAAQRKAVTSKPIRTKIALSRYSFIEFNSPERISWLVYDIDIPPNGIRELEQYAGYIEHYLLLPKPTYICKTTKGFHVAYALSYGVLAEQTSANQRLAYVHAALSKLLGSDPNAARMRGIWRNPLKHEHIYNPNSYTLDELVAEHGELVNPKSSKNVLDRIRTFAQGATATTAKSLAEENTGKIKFYLVRLLRALAQESGPVVPNGFRKSVLFQAAMLFAKKHGVSYGQLEEYLDTLNKYTQDPLPPSEIDNIAKSVWKYKQANSIFVKNPLKDETQRRMNLKESLPLHVKQRKGAGYTNKVRMEKTKTRLEIALKTLQAKKMTISLSSLSKEANLSRQTVAKYKDVMERTLLCTSKQHLREFFLSLRFFKPVNYGLICFTLAQNLGGSQFPFGSLPMWKREEKETQKLNTS; encoded by the coding sequence GTGACTAACCTCGAAACGGCACTTATCCACAATGCCCCAATTTTTATACGCGCTGCACAACGCAAGGCCGTAACCTCCAAGCCTATTCGCACCAAAATTGCGTTGAGCCGTTACAGTTTTATCGAGTTCAATTCCCCTGAGCGTATTTCGTGGCTCGTGTACGACATCGACATTCCCCCTAATGGCATCCGTGAGCTTGAGCAATACGCGGGATACATCGAACATTACCTTTTGCTCCCCAAACCAACCTACATTTGCAAAACCACAAAAGGTTTCCACGTTGCTTACGCGCTCTCTTACGGAGTGCTTGCAGAACAAACAAGCGCAAACCAACGTCTTGCGTATGTACACGCTGCGCTCTCCAAACTTCTTGGCTCCGACCCCAACGCTGCGCGTATGCGCGGCATTTGGCGAAACCCCTTAAAGCACGAACATATCTACAATCCAAACAGCTACACCCTAGACGAACTGGTGGCAGAGCATGGCGAACTGGTCAATCCAAAATCCTCAAAAAACGTCCTAGACCGCATTCGCACTTTCGCCCAGGGCGCAACGGCCACCACTGCAAAATCGTTGGCCGAAGAGAACACGGGAAAAATCAAATTTTACCTTGTCCGACTCTTGCGTGCTCTCGCGCAAGAGTCTGGCCCAGTTGTCCCAAATGGCTTTCGCAAGTCGGTACTTTTTCAAGCAGCCATGCTTTTTGCAAAAAAACATGGCGTGAGCTATGGCCAACTCGAGGAATATTTGGACACCCTAAACAAATACACCCAAGACCCTCTTCCTCCTAGCGAAATAGACAACATCGCAAAGAGCGTGTGGAAATACAAACAAGCCAATTCTATTTTTGTCAAAAATCCCCTCAAGGACGAGACCCAAAGGCGCATGAACCTCAAGGAGAGTTTGCCTTTACATGTAAAGCAGCGCAAAGGCGCTGGCTATACAAACAAAGTGCGCATGGAAAAAACAAAAACAAGGCTCGAAATAGCCCTTAAAACCCTCCAAGCCAAAAAAATGACCATTTCCCTTTCCTCCCTTTCCAAAGAGGCTAATTTGAGCCGCCAGACGGTTGCAAAGTACAAAGATGTAATGGAACGTACATTGCTTTGCACATCAAAGCAACACCTAAGAGAATTTTTCCTCTCTCTTCGCTTTTTCAAACCTGTTAATTACGGTCTTATATGTTTTACATTGGCAC